One window of the Vigna radiata var. radiata cultivar VC1973A chromosome 1, Vradiata_ver6, whole genome shotgun sequence genome contains the following:
- the LOC106778561 gene encoding bidirectional sugar transporter SWEET5: protein MVNPAIARNVVGIIGNVISFGLFFSPAPTFYGIVKKKSVEEFKPDPYIATVLNCAFWVFYGMPFVHPNSILVLTINSVGLVFEFFYLTIYYIYATNKGRMKVLIFLLIELIFFAAVALVTMLALHGTKKRSLVVGILADIFNVMMYVSPLTVMAKVIKTKSVKYMPFWLSMANFLNGLCWTTYALIHPFDRYVLISNGIGAISGLVQLLLYACYCSCKSENDDDVDHNLKPPTGVQLSNLNGTVAV from the exons ATGGTGAACCCTGCAATTGCTCGTAACGTCGTCGGCATAATag GCAATGTCATCTCCTTTGGCCTGTTCTTTTCACCTGC ACCAACTTTCTATGGaatagtgaagaagaagagcgtGGAAGAGTTCAAGCCTGATCCTTACATAGCAACGGTTCTGAATTGTGCTTTTTGGGTGTTCTATGGAATGCCTTTTGTGCATCCAAACAGCATTTTAGTTCTCACCATCAATAGTGTTGGGCTTGTGTTCGAATTTTTCTATCTTACCATATATTATATCTATGCCACCAACAAAGGACGG ATGAAGGTACTGATTTTCCTTCTCATCGAACTTATTTTCTTTGCTGCCGTTGCTCTTGTAACAATGCTGGCACTACATGGCACAAAGAAAAGGTCATTAGTGGTTGGTATTCTGGCTGATATTTTCAATGTTATGATGTATGTCTCTCCTCTTACAGTCATG GCAAAGGTTATAAAAACTAAGAGTGTGAAATACATGCCATTTTGGCTTTCTATGGCTAACTTCCTTAATGGTCTGTGTTGGACAACATATGCTCTCATCCACCCTTTTGACCGTTATGTGCTG ATAAGCAACGGTATTGGAGCAATCTCCGGACTAGTTCAGCTCCTGTTATATGCATGTTACTGTTCCTGCAAGAGTGAAAACGATGATGATGTTGATCATAATTTGAAACCACCAACTGGGGTTCAGCTCTCCAACCTAAATGGAACAGTGGCAGTGTGA